One genomic region from Cryptococcus gattii WM276 chromosome C, complete sequence encodes:
- a CDS encoding Hypothetical Protein (Similar to TIGR gene model, INSD accession AAW42499.1), translating into MENSSVDNDAASTRTRPEAQWNPSTASTYLASSAEQEVENHPYRQPGPALLNIQNQNVHSYTPYNSDTFNVARSRRKSVSAVSLGADDQNGENDLLQSSYKSKRQARGSFSLPFHGGRRRIQPTGWFPSLRRGGRPSKYMSLLLLVSALIYAIILWRRMYEIQIEFSIFSKKWVASEIDSLEPLRDCFSPSLISPKYNLTKHLAPRRHMLSAGVSLKRGMSCYDFASTIQPFPDAPLEHVYYHTYWRADLLPFGERQTATFLSFLATQPLSHSTLILWTNGANVLRANPHVAPFLKRWGEYIQVREVDLNVLTEGTELASILGSSGEQKGIFDERAWVDGDAVRLLVLWNYGGIWMDMDQLLTRDLHPLTEEEWVTQWDCYDKPYFSLNGALMHFQPFSPYLCEAFHIMASSPLPKPNTFTWGSHLYAKLHRHLIAANKRPFAVLPWCFSDPRNCRLDNRFPDPFAPDPPTFAGIPWSSSQGGGHGGKSGRELLEEKSSHVYSIHLHNQWSKSFPTGGWVERLLDGYKAQVERVERYAEAAGLVRDGRVVLE; encoded by the exons ATGGAGAACAGCAGCGTAGACAACGATGCTGCCAGTACCCGTACAAGGCCAGAAGCCCAGTG GAACCCTTCCACCGCTTCAACTTACTTAGCATCCTCAGCAGAGCAAGAGGTAGAGAATCACCCTTATCGCCAGCCTGGGCCTGCGCTACTCAACATTCAAAACCAAAACGTACATTCCTACACCCCTTACAACTCGGACACTTTTAACGTCGCTCGTTCACGCCGTAAATCCGTCTCTGCCGTCTCTTTAGGAGCGGACGACCAAAATGGCGAGAATGATCTCTTACAATCATCTTACAAAAGTAAGCGCCAAGCACGGGGATCATTCTCACTACCGTTCCATGGTGGAAGGCGGAGAATACAACCTACAGGATGGTTTCCCTCCTTACGGCGGGGTGGTCGTCCGTCGAAATACATGTCACTTCTCCTCCTTGTATCGGCATTAATCTATGCTATTATCCTCTGGCGGCGGATGTACGAGATTCAAATCGAATTTTCGATCTTTTCCAAGAAATGGGTTGCCTCCGAGATTGATTCTCTCGAACCTCTTCGCGACTGTTTCTCTCCGTCCCTTATTTCTCCAAAGTACAACCTCACGAAGCACCTTGCCCCTAGACGACATATGCTCTCCGCTGGTGTAAGCCTTAAACGGGGAATGTCATGCTATGATTTCGCTTCCACGATCCAACCTTTCCCAGACGCGCCTTTAGAGCATGTCTACTACCATACATACTGGCGAGCGGATTTACTCCCCTTCGGGGAGAGACAAACCGCAACGTTCCTCTCGTTCCTAGCTACACAGCCTCTTTCGCACTCAACCTTGATCCTCTGGACGAATGGCGCCAATGTGCTGCGTGCCAATCCGCATGTTGCGCCGTTCCTGAAAAGATGGGGCGAGTATATTCAAGTTCGTGAAGTAGATCTGAACGTTCTCACCGAAGGGACAGAGTTGGCCTCGATCTTGGGTAGCAGTGGAGAACAGAAAGGAATATTTGACGAGAGAGCATGGGTGGATGGGGATGCAGTGAGACTGTTGGTGCTTTGGAATTATGGAGGAATATGGATGGATATGGATCAGCTCTTGACGAGAgatcttcatcctctcaCGGAAGAGGAATGGGTTACCCAGTGGGATTGTTATG ACAAGCCATACTTCTCCTTAAATGGTGCTCTCATGCACTTCCAGCCTTTCTCCCCATACCTCTGTGAAGCATTCCACATTATGGCCTCTTCTCCCCTTCCTAAACCGAATACTTTTACCTGGGGTTCCCACCTCTACGCCAAGTTGCATCGACATCTGATAGCAGCGAACAAACGGCCATTCGCTGTACTCCCTTGGTGTTTCTCTGATCCAAGAAACTGTAGACTCGATAACCGATTTCCTGACCCGTTCGCGCCTGATCCACCTACATTTGCTGGTATCCCTTGGTCTTCCTCTCAAGGTGGTGGCCATGGAGGTAAGTCAGGTAGGGAACTTTTGGAAGAAAAATCATCACATGTCTACTCGATTCATCTCCATAACCAGTGGTCGAAGAGTTTCCCGACGGGTGGATGGGTCGAGAGATTGTTGGATGGGTATAAGGCGCAAGTGGAAAGGGTGGAGAGGTATGCCGAGGCTGCCGGACTGGTTAGGGATGGGAGAGTTGTGCTCGAATAA